From a single Phragmites australis chromosome 7, lpPhrAust1.1, whole genome shotgun sequence genomic region:
- the LOC133925325 gene encoding pathogenesis-related thaumatin-like protein 3.5, whose protein sequence is MCVLFLLEIYLFVVGLDWRGNMASTPRGSLLFALALLCFLSGGPRRAEPARVFTIINQCKTTIWPAASPGDSFGGGGFALRPGQSMVFTTPVGGWSGRIWGRTGCNFDASGNGSCETGSCGTKLKCGASGEPPASLAEFTLAARDFYDVSLVDGFNLPMVVKPVNGEGNCSAAGCDGDLRENCPSELAVKVNGRTVACRSACDVFDTDQYCCRGQFGNPSTCHPTFYSKKFKAVCPTAYSYAYDDPTSIFTCSNADYIITFCSNRNQSMCSYHKNRLICSGSSRSWPIMSILMLVLLFSLSSLQFSVL, encoded by the exons ATGTGTGTCTTGTTTCTCCTCGAGATTTACCTGTTCGttgttggattggattggaGGGGAAACATGGCCAGCACCCCAAGAGGTTCTCTGCTCTTCGCTCTGGCTCTCCTATGCTTCTTGTCAG GTGGGCCGCGTCGTGCGGAGCCAGCCCGAGTTTTCACCATCATCAACCAGTGCAAGACGACCATCTGGCCGGCGGCGTCACCCGGCGATagcttcggcggcggcggtttCGCGCTCCGGCCTGGGCAGTCGATGGTGTTCACGACGCCGGTGGGGGGGTGGTCGGGCCGCATCTGGGGGCGGACGGGCTGCAACTTCGACGCCAGCGGGAACGGGTCGTGCGAGACGGGCTCGTGCGGGACGAAGCTCAAGTGCGGGGCGTCGGGCGAGCCGCCGGCGAGCCTCGCTGAGTTCACGCTGGCAGCGAGGGACTTCTACGACGTGAGCCTGGTGGACGGGTTCAACCTGCCGATGGTGGTGAAGCCGGTGAACGGGGAGGGCAACTGCAGCGCGGCGGGGTGCGACGGCGACCTGCGGGAGAACTGCCCGTCGGAGCTGGCGGTGAAGGTGAACGGGCGGACGGTGGCGTGCCGGAGCGCGTGCGACGTCTTCGACACGGACCAGTACTGCTGCCGCGGGCAGTTTGGGAACCCGTCGACGTGCCACCCCACCTTCTACTCCAAGAAGTTCAAGGCCGTCTGCCCCACCGCATACAGCTACGCCTACGACGACCCGACAAGCATCTTCACCTGCTCAAACGCGGACTACATCATCACCTTCTGCTCCAACAG GAATCAGTCGATGTGCTCATACCACAAAAATCGGCTTATTTGCAGCGGCTCCAGCAGATCTTGGCCAATCATGTCGATCCTCATGCTTGTGCTGCTCTTCAGCCTTTCGTCTCTGCAGTTTTCAGT CCTTTGA
- the LOC133925323 gene encoding uncharacterized protein LOC133925323 has product MPHAKTDSEVTSLAPSSPPRSPPRGRPVYYVQSPSRDSHDGEKTATSVHSTPALSPMASPRHSHSSVGRDSSSSRFSGHPKRKADKGSAGRKGAPPGKGWQEIGAIQEEGLLDDEEHTRILPKRCYYFLVFVLGFAALFSFFALVLWGASRSQKPQIVIKSITFQSFIIQAGTDASLVPTDMATTNSTVKFTYKNKGTFFGIHVTADPFELSYSQLTLATGDLKKFYQARSSSRTVSVGVTGNKVPLYGGGPTLTAAPGGGGKQASGSVAPVPMVLRTTLHSRAYVLGALVKPQFTRGIECKVLMNPAKLNKPISLEKACHYS; this is encoded by the exons ATGCCGCACGCCAAGACGGACTCGGAGGTCACCAGCCTGgcgccctcctcgccgccgcgctcccCGCCGCGTGGCCGCCCCGTCTACTACGTCCAGAGTCCCTCCCGGGACTCCCACGATGGCGAGAAGACGGCCACCTCCGTACACTCCACGCCCGCGCTCAGCCCCATGGCGTCCCCGCGCCACTCCCACTCCTCCGTCGGCAGGGACTCCTCCTCCAGCCGCTTCTCGGGACACCCCAAGCGCAAGGCCGACAAGGGCTCCGCTGGACGCAAGGGCGCGCCGCCGGGCAAAGGCTGGCAGGAGATCggggccatccaggaggaggggCTCCTTGACGACGAGGAGCACACCAGGATACTGCCCAAGCGATGCTACTACTTCCTCGTCTTCGTCCTCGGATTCGCCGCGCTCTTCTCCTTCTTCGCGCTCGTGCTCTGGGGGGCAAGCAGATCCCAGAAGCCGCAGATCGTCATCAAG AGCATCACGTTCCAGAGCTTCATCATCCAGGCGGGCACGGACGCGTCGCTGGTGCCCACGGACATGGCCACCACCAACTCCACCGTCAAGTTCACCTACAAAAACAAGGGCACCTTCTTCGGCATCCACGTCACCGCAGACCCCTTCGAGCTCTCCTACAGCCAGCTCACGCTCGCCACCGGAGAC CTGAAGAAGTTCTACCAGGCGCGGAGCAGCAGTCGGACGGTGAGCGTGGGCGTGACCGGGAACAAGGTGCCGCTGTACGGCGGGGGGCCCACGCTGACGGCAGCTCCGGGGGGCGGCGGGAAGCAGGCGAGCGGCAGCGTGGCGCCGGTGCCGATGGTGCTGAGGACGACGCTGCACTCGCGGGCCTACGTGCTGGGCGCGCTGGTGAAGCCACAATTCACGCGCGGCATCGAGTGTAAGGTGCTCATGAACCCGGCCAAGCTCAACAAGCCCATCTCCCTCGAGAAGGCCTGCCACTACTCCTAA
- the LOC133925326 gene encoding ASI1-immunoprecipitated protein 1-like: MATSKEQAVKDYADFEEKVKRTIYIDQLSPQVTSPVIKAALAQCANVVNVEFIVNYTIPYDIPCAVLVELDDEMQAKAAVELMNDFPFIIGGMPRPVRATYAKPEMFRDRPPRPGIKKEFCWVKQGDDEHETMKKLKNLAKRQEAENMALVKTQLEEEKELAKQQQELLDGNCKKYDMLDTVIQNGTIKNLAHRYGVNLDD; the protein is encoded by the exons ATGGCGACATCCAAGGAACAGGCTGTGAAGGACTATGCTGATTTCGAGGAGAAGGTTAAGAGAACGATATATATCGACCAGCTTTCTCCTCAAGTTACGAGCCCAGTGATTAAAGCAGCTCTTGCCCAATGTGCAAATGTGGTTAATGTGGAGTTCATTGTGAACTACACAATTCCGTATGATATCCCTTGTGCCGTGTTGGTGGAATTGGATGATGAAATGCAAGCCAAGGCGGCTGTAGAACTGATGAATGATTTCCCATTCATAATTGGTGGAATGCCAAGGCCTGTAAGAGCTACCTATGCAAAGCCAGAGATGTTTCGGGATCGCCCTCCTCGCCCTGGCATTAAGAAAGAGTTCTGCTGGGTAAAACAAGGGGATGATGAGCACGAAACAATGAAGAAATTGAAAAACCTTGCAAAGAGGCAAGAAGCAGAGAATATGGCACTCGTAAAG ACTCAAttggaagaggagaaggaactGGCAAAGCAGCAGCAGGAATTACTTGATGGGAACTGCAAGAAATACGACATGCTTGATACTGTTATTCAGAATGGAACCATCAAGAACCTTGCTCATCGTTATGGAGTCAACCTCGATGACTGA